In one window of Episyrphus balteatus chromosome 3, idEpiBalt1.1, whole genome shotgun sequence DNA:
- the LOC129913542 gene encoding uncharacterized protein LOC129913542, translated as MASDLQPTTLPVLRSTRGHLKGSLTKLTTYIESITDATSYTDLKIRYYKVDDLWKEFLVTQKQLYTFSDSENYTDPLPEFEEFEAKVLIVKSSLLAAITEREKIDKKNDVVSQLATQQKVLIDTLSQSTSVVKQDDGFLPSVRIEPFSGNYKDWPSFRDTFQSVVSNKPKLSPIRKFQFLISCLRGDALSLLSHLKVCDDTYEEAWEKLDKRFNRPRHIVNNFVKAFMDLPSVHTSNVSVLRKISDGADEIVRGLTSISSLTRDPWLIYILINKLDFDTRQAWSEDYYSEDYPTINQLLDFLDRRCEALESCRTSTRESNPIKKPPVKSMLASISIICQKCNANHGLTQCQMFLDMDVQARREFVKTNKLCFNCLRSGHPSARCQSKFRCKACNTRHHSLVHDDSINSTTINSTTKSSDSSTKINNSLVYDPNKDFVPQTNNTSLRSSQTTNFGSVNSHNSVNIPSSSPQALINNHSHINHSIKTLLPTALGKVLDVNGKSQIVRMLIDTGSQVSFVTESCAQRLGLKRKNARIPISGIGSTQAGSSRGLLSLAITSRCDTYSISVDTYILSSVTTNLPTSSFTIEDWDYLHRLELADPWFNQSRPVDILLGVDKAWEILQGQRFKSRQGYPIAQRTIFGWVLAGPLPPNKPFFTSHHVHINIDSLLQSFWTIEEVNPKSIVSNEDKQIEEHFVKTHRRDSSGKYVVDLPFKSPPSFGDTLNGAITRLKWMENKFSKNPNLFESYTRFLDEYLSLGHMSRVPPEEISKSNVFYLPHHAVLKPESSSTKLRVVFDGSFKDRNGYSLNDALMIGPPIQRNLFSVCLRFRRHKFVFSADIIKMFRQIMISEQDTDFQRIVWRKSPTEPVQHFRLHTVTYGTSCAPFLAVRVLEQLARDYRDEFPIASDIILNDFYVDDVVSGGDTLSEATFKRDSLIKLLEKCGMRLSKWQSNCPELRQDSDGDAIQNHSLDVESDSWTKVLGLFWNSKTDVFSFRLNYNPEDTITKRQILRDIARIFDPLGFLSPSVVQLKILLQELWQRNIDWDDKLPYPMACRWKKYREELPALTKIEVPRTIGLGRIAFELHAFSDASASAYAAVIYSRYQLPDGTYQINILAAKTRVSPLKQLSIPRLELCGAVLLTRLLIAVQNSLEVTFDNVFAWSDSKVVLSWLSSPPRRWNVFVGNRTSEILDAIPRNRWFHVRSDVNPADCASRGISPSQLLEHPIWWTGPQWLRENNDAWPIVRDLEDDPLCKQEEKIVPPQSYVTVIDDHPIEELSTRISSWNVLIRTVARMQRFIDRCRKEDVPSSLHLEPTEIFNAKKIIIKWLQNRYFGECIKAFTQHDDHGILRVGGRITEANVSFNTKHPIILPKGDIITKLIALDAHKRFCHPGISTLFALIRQEYWIIGCRNLLRKITHDCISCFRQRKATTNQLMGNLPPPRIQVSRPFAHCGCDYAGPISLKVKSGRKSHVTKGYISLFVCLVTKAIHLELVSDLTTDAFLAALRRFVARRGKPSHLYTDNGTNFRGSARSLSEMHKLLLSQTHNSIVADSLARDEISWHFIPPSSPHFGGESYAAVPEPMIDIPTNRLSCWQQLQSKIQGYWKRWQMEYLTSLQQRPRWQQSQTNIKVNDLVVIKESNLPPGKWAMGRVIDTHPGKDGHVRVVTLRTTNGNLVRPIHKLAILPCSETVIQGRGNV; from the exons CACTTCTGTTGTAAAACAGGATGATGGCTTTCTTCCATCTGTTCGAATCGAACCATTTTCGGGAAATTATAAAGACTGGCCGTCTTTCAGAGATACTTTCCAAAGCGTGGTGTCAAATAAGCCAAAATTATCACCAATTCGGaaatttcagtttttaatttcttgtcTTCGCGGTGACGCATTAAGTCTCCTTAGTCATCTAAAAGTATGTGACGATACATACGAGGAAGCATGGGAAAAACTCGATAAGCGTTTCAATAGGCCGCGTCACATTGTAAATAATTTTGTGAAAGCATTCATGGATCTACCGTCTGTCCATACTTCGAACGTTAGCGTTTTGCGAAAAATATCAGATGGGGCAGATGAGATAGTTAGGGGTCTTACATCCATTTCTTCACTTACCAGAGATCCATGGCTTATTTATATTCTAATAAATAAGTTGGACTTTGACACTCGTCAGGCGTGGTCTGAGGACTATTATTCGGAGGACTACCCTACTATAAATCAGTTGTTAGATTTTTTGGATCGTCGTTGCGAGGCCTTAGAAAGTTGTAGGACAAGCACTCGTGAATCTAACCCAATAAAAAAGCCGCCAGTGAAAAGCATGCTTGCTTCCATCTCAATAATATGCCAAAAGTGCAACGCGAACCACGGTCTTACGCAGTGCCAAATGTTTCTCGATATGGATGTTCAAGCTCGTCGAGAGTTTGTGAAAACTAATAAACTCTGTTTCAACTGCCTTCGCAGTGGACATCCTTCAGCACGTTGCCAATCCAAATTTCGTTGCAAAGCATGCAATACTCGTCACCATAGTTTGGTCCATGACGACTCCATAAACTCAACCACCATAAATTCCACCACAAAATCATCAGAttcttcaacaaaaattaataattcgCTCGTTTATGATCCTAACAAGGATTTTGTGCCACAAACAAACAATACTTCGCTTCGTTCATCTCAAACAACAAACTTCGGTTCCGTGAATTCACATAACTCGGTAAACATTCCTTCGTCTTCGCCACAAGCTTTAATTAATAACCATTCTCATATAAATCATTCGATTAAAACACTACTTCCAACCGCGTTAGGGAAAGTTTTAGATGTTAATGGTAAATCCCAGATAGTCAGGATGCTGATTGACACAGGCTCACAGGTATCTTTCGTTACCGAGTCATGCGCTCAAAGACTCGGATTAAAACGCAAAAATGCCCGCATACCAATAAGTGGTATTGGATCTACACAAGCTGGTAGTTCCAGAGGCCTTCTCTCATTGGCAATTACTTCGCGTTGCGATACGTATAGTATTTCTGTTGATACATATATTCTATCGAGCGTTACAACTAACTTGCCAACATCTTCGTTTACCATCGAAGATTGGGATTACTTACATCGACTCGAATTGGCTGACCCGTGGTTTAATCAATCGCGCCCTGTCGATATTTTACTCGGAGTAGATAAAGCTTGGGAAATCTTACAAGGGCAACGCTTCAAAAGTCGGCAAGGGTATCCCATCGCACAACGAACCATATTCGGTTGGGTTCTGGCTGGACCATTACCGCCCAACAAACCCTTCTTTACTTCGCATCATGTTCATATCAATATCGATTCGCTTTTACAATCATTTTGGACTATCGAAGAAGTCAACCCTAAATCAATCGTTTCGAATGAAGATAAACAAATCGAAGAACATTTTGTTAAAACCCATCGTCGCGATTCGTCGGGGAAATACGTCGTCGATTTGCCCTTTAAATCTCCACCTTCCTTTGGCGATACTTTAAACGGGGCTATTACGCGTCTTAAATGGATGGAGAATAAGTTTTCGAAAAACCCAAATCTGTTTGAAAGTTATACACGGTTTCTTGACGAATATTTAAGTCTAGGACATATGTCGCGAGTTCCTCCTGAAGAAATCTCAAAATCAAATGTGTTCTATCTACCCCATCACGCTGTTCTGAAACCGGAAAGCAGTTCAACAAAGCTCCGTGTCGTATTCGACGGGTCGTTTAAAGACAGAAACGGCTATAGCCTTAATGACGCGCTTATGATCGGTCCACCCATCCAGCGCAATCTTTTTTCTGTTTGCCTCAGATTCCGCCGACACAAATTCGTCTTCAGCGCTGACATAATTAAGATGTTTCGCCAAATTATGATTTCCGAACAAGATACAGACTTCCAACGTATCGTATGGCGAAAATCACCCACGGAACCAGTACAACACTTCCGATTACACACGGTTACTTACGGAACTTCTTGCGCTCCGTTTTTGGCTGTTCGGGTTCTAGAACAATTGGCAAGAGACTACCGCGACGAATTTCCAATTGCTTCAGATATCATCTTAAATGACTTTTATGTTGACGATGTCGTGTCGGGTGGTGATACTCTATCTGAAGCAACGTTCAAACGCGATTCGTTAATTAAACTCCTCGAAAAGTGCGGCATGCGTTTAAGCAAATGGCAAAGTAACTGTCCAGAACTTCGCCAAGACTCAGATGGTGATGCAATTCAAAACCATTCGCTCGATGTTGAATCGGATTCGTGGACAAAAGTGCTCGGTTTATTTTGGAACTCAAAAACAGACGTATTTAGTTTTCGTTTAAATTATAACCCTGAAGATACAATTACTAAACGACAGATTTTAAGAGACATAGCTCGCATATTCGATCCCCTCGGTTTTCTCTCTCCCTCGGTAGTGCAACTTAAAATCCTTCTACAAGAATTGTGGCAAAGAAATATCGATTGGGACGATAAGCTTCCGTACCCAATGGCTTGCCGGTGGAAAAAATATCGTGAAGAACTTCCAGCTCTCACAAAAATTGAAGTACCTCGTACAATCGGTCTTGGAAGAATCGCCTTCGAACTACATGCTTTTTCAGACGCATCGGCATCCGCGTATGCTGCCGTGATCTATTCGAGATATCAGTTACCTGACGGAACATATCAAATAAATATTCTCGCTGCCAAAACTCGGGTTTCTCCCTTAAAACAACTGAGCATTCCGCGGTTGGAACTATGTGGTGCTGTCCTCTTAACAAGACTTCTAATTGCAGTTCAAAACTCCCTCGAGGTCACATTTGACAATGTTTTTGCATGGTCAGACTCAAAGGTTGTCTTATCATGGCTATCTTCTCCACCTCGCCGATGGAATGTTTTTGTCGGCAACAGAACTTCGGAAATTCTCGATGCAATCCCACGAAACAGATGGTTTCATGTCCGATCGGACGTTAATCCAGCGGACTGCGCATCGCGTGGAATTTCACCTTCTCAACTGCTAGAACATCCTATATGGTGGACAGGTCCCCAATGGTTGAGAGAGAATAACGATGCTTGGCCAATAGTTCGAGATTTGGAGGATGATCCTCTTTGTAAACAAGAGGAAAAGATAGTTCCACCACAATCTTACGTAACCGTCATTGATGATCACCCAATTGAGGAACTGTCAACTAGAATCTCATCCTGGAACGTACTCATTAGAACTGTAGCGCGCATGCAACGTTTTATTGATAGATGTCGCAAAGAAGACGTTCCTTCTTCACTTCATCTTGAACCGACTGAAATCTTCAATGCTAAAAAGATAATCATAAAATGGCTGCAGAATCGTTACTTTGGAGAGTGTATAAAAGCATTCACCCAACATG ATGATCATGGGATCCTAAGAGTCGGTGGAAGAATTACAGAAGCCAATGTTTCGTTCAACACTAAACACCCAATTATCTTACCTAAAGGAGACATCATAACAAAGCTCATTGCTCTCGATGCCCATAAACGTTTTTGTCATCCCGGAATATCAACCCTTTTCGCTCTTATTCGCCAAGAGTATTGGATCATCGGCTGTCGAAACTTACTTCGAAAGATCACACATGACTGTATCAGTTGTTTTCGACAACGCAAAGCAACAACAAATCAATTGATGGGCAATCTACCTCCCCCACGAATTCAAGTTAGCCGGCCATTCGCGCATTGCGGTTGTGATTATGCCGGTCCAATTAGTTTAAAAGTGAAATCGGGACGGAAATCGCATGTCACTAAAGGATACATCTCGCTATTTGTTTGCCTAGTGACGAAAGCAATCCATTTAGAGCTCGTTAGTGACTTAACAACGGATGCCTTTCTCGCAGCTCTACGGAGGTTTGTCGCGCGTAGAGGAAAACCGTCGCATCTTTATACCGACAACGGCACAAATTTTCGCGGCTCCGCTCGTTCGTTATCCGAGATGCATAAACTGCTCTTATCGCAAACCCATAACTCAATCGTTGCAGATTCTTTGGCTCGTGACGAGATTTCGTGGCATTTTATTCCCCCATCATCCCCACACTTTGGCG GTGAGTCCTATGCTGCTGTTCCTGAGCCGATGATAGATATCCCAACTAATCGTTTATCGTGCTGGCAACAACTCCAATCTAAGATCCAAGGTTATTGGAAGCGTTGGCAGATGGAGTATTTGACGTCACTGCAGCAACGTCCCCGATGGCAACAAAGTCAAACCAATATAAAAGTCAATGACCTGGTGGTGATCAAAGAGTCTAATTTACCTCCTGGAAAATGGGCAATGGGACGAGTAATTGATACCCATCCAGGAAAAGATGGTCATGTTCGTGTGGTAACTCTAAGAACGACCAACGGAAACCTAGTCCGCCCAATTCATAAACTGGCTATTCTTCCATGTTCTGAAACTGTTATTCAGGGGCGGGGGAATGTTTAA